In Phocoena phocoena chromosome 19, mPhoPho1.1, whole genome shotgun sequence, a genomic segment contains:
- the ASGR2 gene encoding asialoglycoprotein receptor 2, whose translation MARDFQDIQHLGSEENDHQFCRDEGPGTRGCSPRREDPFWKGTPPPQPFVLQRLCSQLRLSLLVLGFNILLLVAVCVMGSQRAQLQVELQTLKETFSNFSSSTLMEILALSSHGGSASDKVTSLEAKLEKQQQDLKADHATLLLHLKHFPVDMRTLACQLAFLQSNGTVCCPVNWVDYEGSCYWFSRSGKPWPEAEKYCQLEDAHLVVINSREEQKFIAQHTNPFQTWIGLTDSDGSWRWVDGTDYRHNYKNWAATQPDDWQGHELGGSEDCAEIRGDGRWNDDFCQQVKRWVCEIKRNITI comes from the exons ATGGCGAGGGACTTTCAGGACATCCAGCATCTGGGCTCTGAGGAGAACGACCACCAGTTTTGCAGAGATGAGGGCCCAGGCACTCGCGGGTGCAGTCCCAGGAGAGAAGATCCATTCTGGAAAG GGacgcctcctccccagccctttGTCCTGCAGCGTCTCTGCTCCCAGCTCCGCCTCAGTCTGCTTGTCCTGGGCTTCAACATCCTGCTGCTGGTGGCCGTCTGTGTGATGGGGTCCCAAA GAGCACAGCTGCAAGTGGAGCTGCAGACTCTAAAGGAAACTTTCAGCAACTTCTCCTCGAGCACCTTGATGGAGATCCTGGCTCTAAGCTCCCATG GAGGCAGCGCCAGTGACAAGGTGACATCTCTGGAAGCCAAGCTGGAAAAACAGCAGCAAGACCTGAAAGCAG ATCATGCCACTTTGCTGCTTCATCTGAAGCACTTCCCGGTGGATATGCGCACGCTGGCTTGTCAGCTGGCGTTCCTCCAGAGCAACG GCACAGTGTGCTGCCCTGTGAACTGGGTGGACTATGAAGGCAGCTGCTACTGGTTCTCTCGCTCGGGGAAGCCCTGGCCTGAGGCTGAGAAGTACTGCCAGCTGGAGGACGCCCACCTGGTGGTCATCAACTCCAGAGAGGAACAG AAATTCATTGCACAACACACGAACCCCTTTCAAACCTGGATAGGCCTCACTGACAGTGATGGCTCCTGGAGATGGGTGGATGGTACAGACTATAGGCACAACTATAA GAACTGGGCTGCCACTCAGCCAGATGACTGGCAGGGGCACGAGCTGGGGGGCAGCGAGGACTGTGCTGAGATCCGGGGGGACGGCCGCTGGAACGACGATTTCTGCCAGCAAGTGAAACGCTGGGTGTGTGAGATAAAGCGGAACATCACCATCTAG